The Candidatus Limnocylindrales bacterium genomic sequence TTTACCTGCTTCGCCAAACCTGGGATCGGTAATCGGTAGGAGGGTGCTGCTGAAGTCCGGCCATCCGTACCATTTTCCTTCTTCTACTTTAAGAAGTACGTCGGGATCATTATTTATCGGACGGCTTCCTCGGAAATCAAAGCCGTTTTGAGTAGCGTAAAGCTGGCCTTTTGCGTCGAATCCAATGGCAAATGGATTTCGAAATCCCCAGGCATAAACTTCCAGACCACTCCCATCTGCGTTAGCCCGATAGATGGCCCCATTACACTTTAGTTGCCCTGGAATGCGGGTGGCTCCAGCCTGACCAAAGGGTTGAAAAGCTCCGGTCGTTACTTTATCGTAAGGACTCTTTGTCAGGGGGTTCCTGCTGGTAAACTTTTGGCCCGTCAAAACAATATCTTTACAGGGAATATCGTGAGCCTGAGGATGTTTAGAAAGCCACATCCTTTGAGCATTGTCGGGTCCAACCACGCCCGAATTGGTCACGGTACCCTGTCCGAAGTACATCCGTCCTTGCCTGTCAAAAACGACTTTGCTGGTGTGATGATCCCCCTGACTGGGGAGACCTGCAATAAGCGTTTCACCCTGCCCATCCAACGTTATCCGAGAAATAACCCCAAGATCGTTTTTATCTCGATGAGATAAATAAAGATAACCCTGGTGGTAAGTAATCCCGAGTAAGGTATTATCCAGATCGATTCCCGTAATTTTGATTTCCTCTTTAGAGCCGTCCGGGTTAATTTTTAATACCTTAGGTTTGGCCACCGGGAAGGCTCCAGACTCAGCTACGTAAATTTGTCCCTGATCATCAAAGGTGATTCCTGTAGGAAACGTCAATTTATCGGTCAGAATACCTGCTTCAAATCCCATGGAGACTTTAACCAGGTCAGATTTTCTAATCTTCCCATTTTTCTTCTCTATCACCTGCTCTTTTCCTTTTTTATCGTCTTTCTTTTCTTCTGCAGCCATCCTCCCATAGAAAATCATACAGATCAGGGTGATACAGAGAGAAAAAATCCAGAAAGATAGACGCTTCATTTTCTTAAAACCTCCTGTGTAAGGGATGGAATAGAGATGGCACTTCCTCCTTAGAATCTCAAAGTTGTTTTAGATAATACCGGGCCATCCTTCCCTCTTGCCGCATTAATGGAAATAGGTAATCGGTAAGTAGTTTTGATCGCAAATTTTGTACCCTTTAGATAAGGTGAAAATTCAGGTGAGGATCTCCGGACTTAGAAAGGGAAAAGGGTAGAATTTAACCCTTAAGTTTCCATTCATTTTTTGAGGTTTCCATCTGAGTAACGGAAAGTAAGTTACAGGTTAAGCCCCTTGTTTTCCTAGCTGGATAAAATCCTCCCGAATAGAGGCTACTTCCGAAGAAGTAAGAAAAACCTCCCGGAGTTCCCTGTTACTGATCTGGTCTGCCAGGGTGGTGATAGTATTAAGGGCCAGTTGATAAGTGGCAGAGGCGGAATTTGTATCATGGCGTTGGATATAAGCCCGACCCAGTAATCGGGCAATGCGCCAAATGAGAGTTGGGGAAGCCATCTCTTGAGCCAGGGTTAAGGCTTCTTGAAGTTCACGGAAACTTTCTTTTATCTGTCCATTTGCCAGAAGGATCTCTCCCTGGAGTCCTTTGGCTTCAGTCACATACTTACGAGAACCCGTATCTATAGCCAGTTTAAGACCTTGATTCAGGAGTTTTAAGGCTTTCTCAGGTTCTTGCTTCATCTTCCACAATTGACCCAATCCTACTAAAAGTCGGATTTTCCACCGCCAGCGATGGGAGCCGAAGGCTTCGCGTTCTACCCGATCCAGCGTTTCTTCCATTAAAGTACGAGCCCGATCGAGTTGTTCAAGACGGATATAATCCATTCCCAGGTTAATAAGGGAGCTGATTTCGGCATTGGAAACTTTGGCGGTACGCCCCAGCTCATAGCCCATCTGATCGTACTCAACTGCCCTGGCGACGTCTCCCAGTTCGCTGTAGAACCAACCCAGGCTATTGGTCAGGCGAGCAATTATGAACTTGTTATTTCGTTCCTTGGCTTTTTTCATTCCCTCGTTTAGACACTCCAGGGCGAGATCCCACTCCGCTAATCCGGCATGGGCCAGGCACTGAAAGGAGAGGGCTGCAAGTTCTTGAAAACCGTCATGGACTTCCTGGGCGATACGTTCCCCTTCCTGGCAGAGTTCAATAGCCCGTCTAAATTCCCCTCGCCATTGGGCGTGGGCACCCATCCAAACCAGATTACCCGGCATAATCCCTTTATAACCTTTATTTCGGGCGATGGCGAGGGATCTTTCGAACTTTTTGTCTCCTTCATAAAGCCGCCCCCGGGCCTGGTCGACAAGGGCGAGGGAGGTGAGGCCTCGGGCTAGAATCAAGTCATCTCCGGTCTCCTGAGCGATTTCCTGGGCCTCCCGGGCGTACTGTTGGACAAGACCCAGATCCGCTTCTGAGAATCGGAGCCAGTGGGCTTGGGCCAAATGGCAAAGAGCTTCTCCTTCCCGATGTCGGTCCCCCAGGTGTCGAGTCTGCTCCAGCATGGCTTCAAAATCCGCCACAGCCGATTCGTAATTCGTCAAAAGGATATAAACCTGCCCCCGGTTCTCATATAAGTTAATGAGCCGATCGTTTGACGGTGGGAGAGTTAATCGGTTTGCGACTTCCAGGGCCAAGGTATAAAAATGGATGGCTTCTCGATTGGCGAAGATGACCTTGGCTTTACCTCCGGATTTAATGGCATAATGAAAGACTTTCTCCCAGACTTCCCCTTGGGAGAAATGATGAACTAACTCTTCATAATGCTCTTCCAGACGGTCTTGATATAATTCCTCGATGGCGTATCCTACCGCTCGATGGAGTTCCTTCCGCCGCTTGACTAAGAGACTGTTATAAGCCACATCTTGAATTACGGCATGTTTGAAAACATAGGCCGGCTCGGTGAGGAATCCCTGTTCATAGATGATTTCCAGGGCTTTCAATTCCGACAGAAGCCCTTCCAGCTGACTGGTAAGTCCGGAAATCCGTTCCAGGAGACGTACCAGAAACTGCCGACCGATCACCGAAGCATGCTGTACGATACGTTTCCCATCCTCCCCCAGGCGGTCTAAGCGGGCCATGATGATCCCCTGGATGGTATCCGGTACGCTCACCTCTGTAATTCCCTTCACCATGCGATAACTTCCATTCTCCCGTTTTAGGATACCCAAATCCAGAAGGGTTTTAGTCACTTCTTCAACGAAGAGGGGAACTCCCTCTGTCTTTTCCATGAGGGCTGCCCTGACCTCTTCCGGGAACTGTTGAGTCCCAAGGACATGTCCGGCTATGGCCAGTACCTCCGCCTCTGACAGATTATGAAGTGTTAAGGTGGTATGAAAACTCCGGCTTCCGAACGGTGGGGTATATCCAACCCGATAGGTCAGGATGAGCATCAGGGGGATCCCTGCCACCGAATCCATGAGGAAACTTAGATATTCTTCGGTGCTGGTATCGATCCAGTGAAGATCTTCGAAAACCAGGACGATGGGGCGGAAGCTAGTCCCTCGGAGGATGAGGGCCCGCAGGGCATCGAATATTTTCTTCCGGCGCGTTAAGGGATCCATAGACCGGATAGCCGAATCGCCCGGGTCTACCGAAAGTAGATATCGAATATAGGGAATATGCGTTTCCAGCTCTTTCAGGCGACGCATGCCCTGTTCTACTTTAGCAATGACTTCAGGTTCACCATCCCCCTCTTCAATACCAAAGTTCTCTCGAAGCTGATCCATCAGGGGAAGGAACGGGATGGATTGTCCAAAGGAAATACATCGTCCTTCCAGCCATGTGACCTGCTCACCCTGTTTAACCAGTTTTTGGCGAAGTTCAAAGATAAGACGAGATTTACCGATGCCGGCCTCTCCGGCAATAAAGACGACTTGACCTTGTCCTCCTTTTACCTGCTGGAATCGATCCTCAAGGGTTGCCAACTCCAAATCCCGCCCGGTGAGGGGAGTCACTCCGTGCTCTGCAACCACTGCAAAATGAGTCCGCCGCCTTCGCGCCCGAATAACCTCAAAAACCCTTACCGGAGTTGTATGCCCCTTTACTTGAACCTCGCCTAGATCCAAGGTTTCGAAAAAGCTCGAGACCAGCTTGTAGGTTACCTCGCTGATAAATACGCCTCCGGGGCGTGCCATCTGCTGGAGTCGTGCTGCGAGATTCGTCGTATCCCCCACCGCCGTGTAGTCCATACGAAGATCATCCCCAATCTTTCCTACAACTACAATCCCTGTGTTCAATCCGATCCGCATTTGCAGTCCAAATCCACGCTGTACTTGAAGTTCTTGGGAAAAGTCCTGGATAGACCGTTGGATGCTCAGTGCCGCATGTACTGCTCGACGTGGACTATCCTCATGGGCAATAGGGGCACCGAATAACGCCATGACGCCGTCTCCAGTGTATTGGTTAATCGTTCCTTCGAAGCGATGAACTTCGGCTGTGATGAACTCAAAGCAATGATCTATAATCTCATGAACAACCTCAGGATCCAACTTCTCGGCAAGGGCCGTAAAACCGGCTATGTCTGCAAAGAGGACTGTAACCTGGCGGCGCTCCCCTTCTAGAGCCGAACGCGCCGTAAGGATTTTATTGGCCAGATGTTGGGGAGTGTAATTCTTGATTTTTACTTCCCGAAGGTGAGAAATGGGGTCCTTCTCGGTAGAAACCTTCTCTTTCCGTGGCTCCGGACT encodes the following:
- a CDS encoding adenylate/guanylate cyclase domain-containing protein → MKCLQCQFDNPPTMKFCGGCGARLGFFCPQCGAENPPAFKFCGQCGTPLESPEPRKEKVSTEKDPISHLREVKIKNYTPQHLANKILTARSALEGERRQVTVLFADIAGFTALAEKLDPEVVHEIIDHCFEFITAEVHRFEGTINQYTGDGVMALFGAPIAHEDSPRRAVHAALSIQRSIQDFSQELQVQRGFGLQMRIGLNTGIVVVGKIGDDLRMDYTAVGDTTNLAARLQQMARPGGVFISEVTYKLVSSFFETLDLGEVQVKGHTTPVRVFEVIRARRRRTHFAVVAEHGVTPLTGRDLELATLEDRFQQVKGGQGQVVFIAGEAGIGKSRLIFELRQKLVKQGEQVTWLEGRCISFGQSIPFLPLMDQLRENFGIEEGDGEPEVIAKVEQGMRRLKELETHIPYIRYLLSVDPGDSAIRSMDPLTRRKKIFDALRALILRGTSFRPIVLVFEDLHWIDTSTEEYLSFLMDSVAGIPLMLILTYRVGYTPPFGSRSFHTTLTLHNLSEAEVLAIAGHVLGTQQFPEEVRAALMEKTEGVPLFVEEVTKTLLDLGILKRENGSYRMVKGITEVSVPDTIQGIIMARLDRLGEDGKRIVQHASVIGRQFLVRLLERISGLTSQLEGLLSELKALEIIYEQGFLTEPAYVFKHAVIQDVAYNSLLVKRRKELHRAVGYAIEELYQDRLEEHYEELVHHFSQGEVWEKVFHYAIKSGGKAKVIFANREAIHFYTLALEVANRLTLPPSNDRLINLYENRGQVYILLTNYESAVADFEAMLEQTRHLGDRHREGEALCHLAQAHWLRFSEADLGLVQQYAREAQEIAQETGDDLILARGLTSLALVDQARGRLYEGDKKFERSLAIARNKGYKGIMPGNLVWMGAHAQWRGEFRRAIELCQEGERIAQEVHDGFQELAALSFQCLAHAGLAEWDLALECLNEGMKKAKERNNKFIIARLTNSLGWFYSELGDVARAVEYDQMGYELGRTAKVSNAEISSLINLGMDYIRLEQLDRARTLMEETLDRVEREAFGSHRWRWKIRLLVGLGQLWKMKQEPEKALKLLNQGLKLAIDTGSRKYVTEAKGLQGEILLANGQIKESFRELQEALTLAQEMASPTLIWRIARLLGRAYIQRHDTNSASATYQLALNTITTLADQISNRELREVFLTSSEVASIREDFIQLGKQGA